TTTGTAGGTCGCGCGCTTTGTGCATAATGTCAGCTATATTATTTTTCCTACTAAAATTTTACACACATGCCTTTTGCAGAGATAAAAAAGGAGGGAATGTTCCCTCCATTTTTTATTCATCTTTTGCCAATCTTTCGTAGATTTTATACCTCTCTTGAGCTTGCTTCTCAGCTTCTTCAAAGAGCTTTTGTGCTTTTTCAGGGAAAGTCTTCTCAAGAGCTGAGAATCTGATTTCGCCCTGCAAGAAGTCTTTAACAGAGAGTTTTGGCGGCTTAGAATCGAGGATGAATGGATTCTTTCCTTCTTTCTTGAGAAGCGGATTGTATCTATAGAGAACCCAATATCCTGCTTCTACAGCTTTCTTTTCTTCTAATTGGCTGCAGCTCATACCTTGTTTTATGCCATGAGCGATACATGGAGCATAGGCTATGATGAGAGATGGTCCTGGATAGCTTTCAGCTTCGACTAATGCCTTAATTAATTGTGTCTGGCTTGCTCCCATTGCAACTTGTGCTACATATACATATCCGTATGTCATTGCCATTCTTCCTAAGTCTTTCTTGCCAATTGGTTTACCTGCTGCTGCAAATTGTGCTACTGCACCTACTGGTGTTGCCTTTGAAGATTGTCCACCTGTATTTGAATAAACTTCTGTATCGAATACTAAGACGTTTATATCTTCTCCCGAAGCAAGTACATGATCTAATCCGCCATAACCTATATCGTATGCCCAACCGTCGCCACCAAATATCCATTGAGACTTCTTAATGAGGTAATCTTTTCTTTCAAGTACTTCATTAATAAGCTCTTTTACTTTTGCGTCTGCTGCTTTATAGTTTTGAAGTATTGGTAACAATTTTATGGTAGCTTCTTTTGATTTTTTGCCGTCCATCATGTTGTCAAGCCAGAATTGCAATGCTTCTTTTAGCTCTGCTGTGATGTTAAGCTCCAACAGTTCTTTTACTATATCAGCTAATTTTGCTCTTTGTTGTTTTACAGCTAATGCCATGCCAAGACCAAATTCTGCGTTGTCTTCAAAAAGGGAATTTGCCCAAGCTGGTCCTTTTCCTTCATGGTTTGTACAATATGGTGTAGATGGTGCACTTGCTCCCCAAATTGAAGAACAACCTGTAGCATTCGCTATCATCATTCTATCGCCAAAAAGCTGTGTGACAAGTTTAGCGTAAGGTGTTTCACCGCATCCTGCGCAAGCACCTGAGAATTCAAGCAGAGGCTTTTCGAACTGGCTTCCTTTTACTGTTTCTTTGTTCATTGGGTTTTCTTTTGGTGATAAAGTCATTGCGTATTCCCAGTTCTTTGCTTCTTCCATTTGTGTTTCTAAAGGCTTCATTACAAGTGCTTTTTCTTTTGCAGGACACTCATTTACACAAACGCCGCAACCTGTACAGTCAAGGACACTGACTTGAATTCTGTAGTATAGTCCTTCAAAGCCTTTTCCAATAGCCTTTTTAACTTTAAATCCTTCTGGTGCGTTTTTAACTTCCTCTTCTGTGAGCAAGAAGGGCCTTATTGCAGCATGTGGACATACAAAAGCGCATTGGTTACATTGTATACAGTTATCTATTTGCCACTCAGGTACGTCAACAGCAATTCCACGTTTTTCATAAGCTGCAGTACCTGGTGGAAATGTACCATCTTCTCTTCCGAGGAAGGCACTTACAGGAAGTTTGTCTCCTTCCAATCTATTCATTACATCGGCAACATTTTTTACAAAATCAGGTGCTTGTCTTTCTTCTTTTGGCTCATCTTCAGCATCTGCCCAAGAAGCAGGTACTTCTACTTTGACTAAAGAATTTATACCTCTATCTACAGCCTCGTAGTTCATCTGTACTATCTTTTCGCCTTTATGTCCGTATTCTTTTACGATAGCTTCTTTTAAGTGTTTTACTGCCTCTTCAATTGGTATTATGTTTGTGAGTTTGAAGAAAGCAGATTGCATTATCATGTTAATTCTTCCGCCTAAACCTATTTCTTTTGCGATGTCTACAGCGTTGATGATGTAGAAGTTAATGTTATGTTTAGCTAAATATCTTTTGATTGAAGCAGGCAATTTTTTGTCTAATTCTTCAACTTTCCAATTGCAGTTTAGAAGGAAAGTACCGCCATCTTTTAATCCTGCCAATATGTCATAGTTGTAAACGTAAGATTGCTTATGGCAGGCAATGAAGTCTGCTTTGTTAATTAAATAAGTAGACCTTATTGGCTTTTTACCAAATCTTAAGTGGGATACTGTTACACCGCCTGACTTCTTTGAATCGTAAGAGAAGTAAGCTTGCACATACAAATCTGTATTGTCGCCTATAATCTTTATAGCGCTCTTGTTTGCACCAACTGTACCATCAGAACCAAATCCCCAGAATTTGCAGCTGGTTGTCCCTTCTGGTGCTGTGTCAACTTCTTCTCCTACAGGAAGTGATGTAAAGGTCACATCATCTATTATTCCTATTGTAAAGTGGTCTTTTGGCTCATCAGCTTTGAGGTTGTCAAATACAGCAATGATCTGTGCAGGTGTAGTATCTTTTGAGCCAAGACCATAACGACCTCCAACAATGACTGGACGCAATTCACTATCAAAGAAGGCAGTTTTTACATCTTCATATAAAGGTTCGCCAATTGAACCGGGTTCTTTTGTTCTGTCAAGCACGGCTATTTTCTTTACTGTCTTTGGTATTACGTCTAAGAAGTGTTTTATAGAGAAAGGCCTATAAAGATGTACTTTTACGACACCTACTTTTTCTCCTTTTTTCATCAAGTAATCTACTGTTTCTTCAATAGTTTCTGTTACAGAACCCATTGCAATTATTATTCTTTCTGCATCTGGTGCACCATAATAGTTGAACAGCTTATATTCTCTGCCTGTTAATTTGTTTATTTCATTCATGTAATATTCTACGATTTCAGGTATAGCATTGTAGAATCTATTAGCAGCTTCTCTTCCTTGGAAGAAAATGTCTGGGTTTTGAGCTGTACCTCTTGTTACAGGATGTTCTGGATTTAGTGCTCTTTGTCTGAATGCTTTTAAAGCTTCATAGTCTACAAGTTTTTTGAGATCTTCGTAATCTAAAACTTCGATTTTTTGCACTTCGTGAGATGTTCTAAATCCGTCAAAGAAGTGCAAGAAAGGTACTCTTCCTTTAATTGCAGAAAGGTGTGCGACGCTTGCTAAATCCATTACTTCCTGTACACTGCCAGAAGCAAGCATAGCAAAACCTGTTTGACGGCATGCCATAACGTCAGAATGGTCACCGAAAATTGAAAGAGCATGTGTTGCAACGGCACGTGCACTTACATGGAATACTCCAGGTAAAAGCTCCCCTGCAATTTTGTACATGTTGGGAATCATTAAAAGAAGTCCTTGTGATGCAGTAAATGTCGTTGTTAGAGCTCCTGCTGCCAGTGATCCGTGAACAGCCCCTGCAGCACCTGCTTCTGACTGCATTTCAATAACTTTTACCGGCTGACCAAATATGTTCTTTCTTCCATGTGCACTCCATTCATCTACCACTTCTGCCATTGGAGACGATGGAGTTATGGGGTAAATCGCAGCTACTTCCGTAAAAGCATAAGCCACATGGGCAGCAGCTGTGTTACCATCCATGGTCTTCATTACTTTAGCCATTTCTTTACTCCTCTCCTTATTTAAATAATTAAATAAAATGGTCAAAAAATCACCAATCAAAGAAGGATGTACCTGATATAGCACAGTATACAATATTTCATCTTATTATATAACAGGTATTTATAGAGTGTATAACAGACCGTATTAATTTAGATTTTTGCTTTTATTAAAGCTATATAACAGGTACATAATAATTATACCACACCGTCAAAAAAATTAAAACTTTTTTATGATAAATCTATATCAAAAAATAGAACTAGAAAGAGGGCTTTTAATGCCCTCTTTATCTGTGTCCTGGTCTTATTTTTGTCTGAATAGCTTTGCCTTTTGCAGCTTCTTTCCTGTTTTCATAACGTCTATACATTAAAAGTGCGACGATGGAGAAAAATAGTGGACCTACAATCATCCAGATAGTAGAGTTTGTGTCTCCGTTAATTGCCGGTTGGATTATTGTAAAGAAGTTAGCGAAAGCCACTGTTGCTGTAACAATTATTGTTGCTATAAGTGCACTGCTGTCAGTTTTAAATATTGCAAAAGGTTTTTGGATTTGTTTATTTTTCTTAAAGGAGTAGAAAGCACCTGATAAAAATACATAAGGCAATGTCATAGCTACATTTGTCATCAATATGAGTTTTGCGAAAAATTTAGCTGCAGCTTCTCCTCCAAAAGAAACAAGGATAATTATTACAACCGCTATTGCACATTGCACCCACATAGCATTTTTAGGAATATCGCCCTCGATTTTACCCATTTTACCTGGCCATAACTCTGCAGGAGTTCCTTCTATTATTTGTTTTAAAGGTGCATAAGATAAAGTGAAAAAAGCGCCACTCAATGCTAAAAACATTGATAATCCTACATACCTTGCAAACCAAGCACCTATAGTAAGAGATGTAGCTTCATTAAGTCCTAATCCTTGTCCTATTTTGTAACCTAAATTTTGCATTACTACATATGCTACATTTGCCATATTGACATTTTGAGTGCCTAATACTTCTTTCCAGTTAGTAAATGTTCCTACCATAAAAATTCCTATTGAATATCCAATAGAAATAAGCAGTGCAGAAATCAATAATCCTTTTGGAAAGTTCTTTTCTGGCTTTTCTGTCTGGTCTACAAGTCCTCCTACTACTTCCA
The sequence above is a segment of the Thermoanaerobacter ethanolicus JW 200 genome. Coding sequences within it:
- the nifJ gene encoding pyruvate:ferredoxin (flavodoxin) oxidoreductase, which translates into the protein MAKVMKTMDGNTAAAHVAYAFTEVAAIYPITPSSPMAEVVDEWSAHGRKNIFGQPVKVIEMQSEAGAAGAVHGSLAAGALTTTFTASQGLLLMIPNMYKIAGELLPGVFHVSARAVATHALSIFGDHSDVMACRQTGFAMLASGSVQEVMDLASVAHLSAIKGRVPFLHFFDGFRTSHEVQKIEVLDYEDLKKLVDYEALKAFRQRALNPEHPVTRGTAQNPDIFFQGREAANRFYNAIPEIVEYYMNEINKLTGREYKLFNYYGAPDAERIIIAMGSVTETIEETVDYLMKKGEKVGVVKVHLYRPFSIKHFLDVIPKTVKKIAVLDRTKEPGSIGEPLYEDVKTAFFDSELRPVIVGGRYGLGSKDTTPAQIIAVFDNLKADEPKDHFTIGIIDDVTFTSLPVGEEVDTAPEGTTSCKFWGFGSDGTVGANKSAIKIIGDNTDLYVQAYFSYDSKKSGGVTVSHLRFGKKPIRSTYLINKADFIACHKQSYVYNYDILAGLKDGGTFLLNCNWKVEELDKKLPASIKRYLAKHNINFYIINAVDIAKEIGLGGRINMIMQSAFFKLTNIIPIEEAVKHLKEAIVKEYGHKGEKIVQMNYEAVDRGINSLVKVEVPASWADAEDEPKEERQAPDFVKNVADVMNRLEGDKLPVSAFLGREDGTFPPGTAAYEKRGIAVDVPEWQIDNCIQCNQCAFVCPHAAIRPFLLTEEEVKNAPEGFKVKKAIGKGFEGLYYRIQVSVLDCTGCGVCVNECPAKEKALVMKPLETQMEEAKNWEYAMTLSPKENPMNKETVKGSQFEKPLLEFSGACAGCGETPYAKLVTQLFGDRMMIANATGCSSIWGASAPSTPYCTNHEGKGPAWANSLFEDNAEFGLGMALAVKQQRAKLADIVKELLELNITAELKEALQFWLDNMMDGKKSKEATIKLLPILQNYKAADAKVKELINEVLERKDYLIKKSQWIFGGDGWAYDIGYGGLDHVLASGEDINVLVFDTEVYSNTGGQSSKATPVGAVAQFAAAGKPIGKKDLGRMAMTYGYVYVAQVAMGASQTQLIKALVEAESYPGPSLIIAYAPCIAHGIKQGMSCSQLEEKKAVEAGYWVLYRYNPLLKKEGKNPFILDSKPPKLSVKDFLQGEIRFSALEKTFPEKAQKLFEEAEKQAQERYKIYERLAKDE
- the yjeM gene encoding glutamate/gamma-aminobutyrate family transporter YjeM encodes the protein MVLLLGGIFVLIANGGKVAQPIISAHSFTTSPNPAYQSTIAMFAFLVFAIFAYGGLEVVGGLVDQTEKPEKNFPKGLLISALLISIGYSIGIFMVGTFTNWKEVLGTQNVNMANVAYVVMQNLGYKIGQGLGLNEATSLTIGAWFARYVGLSMFLALSGAFFTLSYAPLKQIIEGTPAELWPGKMGKIEGDIPKNAMWVQCAIAVVIIILVSFGGEAAAKFFAKLILMTNVAMTLPYVFLSGAFYSFKKNKQIQKPFAIFKTDSSALIATIIVTATVAFANFFTIIQPAINGDTNSTIWMIVGPLFFSIVALLMYRRYENRKEAAKGKAIQTKIRPGHR